The Catenulispora sp. GP43 genome includes a region encoding these proteins:
- a CDS encoding ATP-binding protein has protein sequence MPHESNDQLLGRHGELETLDRLLREVREGHSRVLTLRGEAGIGKSALLDHLAAQAARMQVVRASGIEAEAGRVSPATDPQPPPSPLKPGTQPPDAR, from the coding sequence ATGCCGCACGAATCGAACGACCAGCTGCTCGGGCGGCATGGCGAGCTCGAGACCCTGGACCGCCTCCTGCGCGAGGTCCGCGAGGGACACAGCCGGGTCCTGACGCTCCGGGGCGAAGCCGGGATCGGCAAGTCCGCCCTACTCGACCACCTGGCCGCCCAGGCGGCGCGCATGCAGGTCGTGCGGGCGTCCGGCATCGAGGCCGAAGCCGGTCGGGTGAGCCCGGCCACGGATCCCCAGCCCCCGCCGTCCCCGCTCAAGCCCGGTACACAGCCGCCAGATGCTCGCTGA
- a CDS encoding MFS transporter — protein sequence MASPPPVPGSRSNRAVLLTVACLGQFMVLLDNTIVGAALPDMQRRLHTQLTGLQWIVDAYVLLVAMLLLSGGVFADRFGRKRVYLAGVAVFTAASALCSLASSVGWLIGGRVLQGIGAAALSPASLALLAAAYPVPKERVKAIGLWAGFSGIGLAAGPVAGGVLIDAFGWPAIFLVNVPIGVVLLLVGLRSLEETRNPNAPAIDVPGTVLSVLGVGTLTYGLIEGGSRGWTSPVILGSFAAAVILLAAFIAVEARRSAPILPLRLFRQRLFTVSNTAMVVVGFALMGSSFFFSQFFVNVQGSSILRAGLQTLPVSLAMVIVSPVAGRLAARYSFRVVVTVGLALAGLGLLALGMVHADTGYGNVWWRLGMVGVGFGLTLSPLTGAAIQAVSPQEGGLASGISSTTRQIGAVLGVAVLGAVVRARQSGGGSFETGLNSAFLVAGGITVATAVLTGLWLTRTMATSSGAGEASVVPHRPIAPDALTIANEVPARSR from the coding sequence ATGGCCTCACCGCCCCCGGTCCCAGGCAGCCGATCGAACCGGGCCGTGCTGCTCACGGTGGCCTGCCTGGGCCAGTTCATGGTGCTGCTCGACAACACGATCGTCGGGGCCGCGCTGCCCGACATGCAGCGCCGGCTGCACACCCAGCTGACCGGCCTGCAGTGGATCGTCGACGCGTACGTACTGCTGGTCGCCATGCTGCTGCTGTCCGGCGGCGTCTTCGCCGACCGGTTCGGCCGCAAGCGCGTGTACCTGGCCGGCGTGGCGGTGTTCACGGCCGCGTCGGCGCTGTGCAGCCTCGCGTCCTCGGTCGGCTGGTTGATCGGCGGCCGGGTCCTGCAGGGCATCGGCGCCGCGGCGCTGAGCCCCGCCTCGCTGGCCCTGCTCGCCGCCGCCTATCCGGTGCCGAAGGAGCGCGTCAAGGCGATCGGGCTGTGGGCCGGGTTCAGCGGAATCGGGCTGGCCGCCGGCCCGGTGGCCGGCGGCGTGCTGATCGACGCCTTCGGCTGGCCGGCCATCTTCCTGGTCAACGTGCCCATCGGCGTGGTCCTGCTGCTGGTCGGCCTGCGCAGCCTTGAAGAGACCCGCAATCCGAACGCCCCCGCGATCGACGTCCCCGGCACGGTGCTGTCCGTTCTGGGCGTGGGGACGCTGACCTATGGGCTGATCGAGGGCGGCTCGCGCGGCTGGACGTCCCCGGTCATCCTGGGCAGCTTCGCCGCCGCGGTCATCCTGCTCGCCGCCTTCATCGCCGTCGAAGCACGACGTTCGGCGCCGATCCTGCCGCTGCGGCTGTTCCGGCAGCGGCTGTTCACGGTGTCCAACACGGCGATGGTCGTCGTGGGCTTCGCGCTCATGGGCTCGTCGTTCTTCTTCTCCCAGTTCTTCGTGAACGTCCAGGGCAGCTCGATCCTGCGCGCGGGTTTGCAGACCCTGCCGGTCTCCCTGGCCATGGTGATCGTCAGCCCGGTCGCGGGCCGGCTCGCCGCCCGGTACAGCTTCCGCGTCGTGGTCACCGTCGGCCTGGCCCTGGCGGGCCTGGGGCTGCTGGCGCTCGGCATGGTTCATGCCGACACCGGCTACGGGAACGTGTGGTGGCGGCTGGGGATGGTCGGCGTCGGCTTCGGCCTGACCCTGTCCCCGCTGACGGGAGCCGCCATCCAAGCGGTCAGCCCGCAGGAAGGCGGCCTCGCCTCAGGCATCAGCAGCACCACCCGGCAGATCGGCGCGGTACTCGGCGTGGCGGTGCTGGGGGCCGTCGTCCGGGCCCGGCAGTCCGGCGGCGGCTCGTTCGAGACCGGCCTCAACAGCGCGTTCCTGGTGGCCGGCGGGATCACCGTGGCCACCGCCGTGCTCACCGGTCTGTGGCTGACCAGGACCATGGCAACCAGTTCCGGGGCCGGGGAAGCCTCGGTGGTGCCGCATCGTCCCATCGCTCCGGACGCGCTCACCATCGCGAACGAGGTGCCTGCGCGAAGCCGTTGA
- a CDS encoding TetR/AcrR family transcriptional regulator, which yields MEEPQRARRPGGRGARVGAAVHQAVTELISERGYGTFSVGDVAARAGVADSSVYRRWGSLEALLADVMLTYLNARSPMPDTGSVAGDLRAYAAAVAREITGPDGLALLRLAVALSTTGEQGLQARDALRDERTRQLQVMLDRATERDEDAPDALGVLDHVLAPMYIRVLFGIGPLTPEYVDGLVDRLLSAL from the coding sequence ATGGAGGAACCCCAGCGAGCCCGGCGCCCCGGCGGACGCGGCGCACGAGTCGGCGCGGCGGTGCACCAGGCCGTCACCGAGCTGATCAGCGAGCGCGGCTACGGCACGTTCTCGGTCGGCGACGTCGCCGCCCGCGCGGGCGTGGCGGACAGCAGCGTCTACCGCCGGTGGGGGAGCCTGGAGGCCCTGCTCGCCGACGTGATGCTGACCTATCTCAACGCGCGCTCGCCGATGCCCGACACCGGCAGCGTGGCCGGCGACCTGCGCGCCTACGCGGCCGCCGTGGCCCGCGAGATCACCGGGCCCGACGGCCTGGCGCTGCTGCGCCTGGCCGTCGCCCTGTCCACCACCGGCGAGCAGGGCCTGCAGGCGCGCGACGCCCTGCGCGACGAGCGCACCCGGCAGTTGCAGGTGATGCTCGATCGCGCCACCGAACGCGACGAGGACGCGCCCGACGCGCTCGGCGTGCTGGACCATGTGCTGGCGCCGATGTACATCCGGGTGCTGTTCGGCATCGGCCCGCTGACCCCGGAGTACGTCGACGGGTTGGTCGATCGATTGTTGTCGGCTCTGTAA
- a CDS encoding HPP family protein — MDTPHYVDDVMTYPVIAVKPGAAVEKVTAQLTRRRIGAVPVVDAALRVVGIVTESDLLRAGENGWDTAGDAMSSPALIVATGTTLGEVRSVLAGNHIGRLPVVDGRGRLVGIVSRRDLPAAVPADDGPIRREVIDRAVDIGAEIASLSVESGVVRIRVRLTDSADRVVLEHLLEHVAGVTRVEVGLDRAVNGFAQAPRSRW, encoded by the coding sequence ATGGACACACCCCACTACGTCGATGACGTGATGACCTACCCCGTCATCGCCGTGAAGCCCGGGGCCGCCGTGGAGAAGGTCACCGCGCAGCTGACACGCCGGCGGATCGGGGCCGTGCCGGTCGTCGACGCGGCGTTGCGGGTGGTCGGGATCGTCACCGAGTCGGACCTGCTGCGCGCCGGGGAGAACGGGTGGGACACCGCCGGCGACGCCATGTCCTCACCCGCTCTCATCGTCGCGACCGGCACGACCCTGGGCGAGGTGCGCTCGGTACTGGCCGGGAACCACATCGGGCGGCTGCCCGTCGTCGACGGCCGGGGCCGGCTCGTCGGGATCGTCAGCCGCCGGGACCTGCCGGCCGCGGTCCCGGCCGACGACGGCCCGATCCGGCGCGAGGTGATCGACCGGGCCGTCGACATCGGCGCCGAGATCGCTTCGCTGTCCGTGGAGTCGGGGGTGGTGCGGATCCGGGTCCGGCTCACGGACAGCGCCGACCGCGTCGTGCTGGAACACCTGCTGGAGCACGTCGCCGGCGTGACCCGGGTGGAGGTGGGCCTCGACCGCGCCGTCAACGGCTTCGCGCAGGCACCTCGTTCGCGATGGTGA
- a CDS encoding phosphoribosyltransferase family protein, with protein MNFADRDDAGRQLAHALKPLAGTGVVVLGLPRGGVPVAARVAEALDAPLDVIMVRKLGVPFQPELGMGAIGEDGVRVLNHEVLNNTGVTQQELAVVQAAESAELHRRARRYRRGRDRIDLHGRTAIVVDDGLATGSTARAACRVARAHGAERIVLAVPVAPRGWTKRVADAADELVCVATPFGFQAIGQWYQDFAQTTDQEVVDCLNEAAARTGGRRPARGSTVAATKADAPRVADPEVWVQAGQVPLAGSLAVPEDPTGVVVFAHGSGSSRHSPRNRLVADALNRAGLATLLFDLLTPDEEHYRRTVFDILLLARRLSAAVGWLQERSEARDLRIGCFGASTGAAAALWAASEPDSPIAAVVSRGGRPDLAMRRLAAVTAPTLLIVGGADEQVLALNRQAASLLGGPSEVAVVPGATHLFAETGALEQVAELAAEWFSEHLAAVYRA; from the coding sequence ATGAACTTCGCCGACCGTGACGACGCCGGAAGGCAGCTGGCCCACGCCCTGAAGCCGCTGGCCGGCACCGGTGTCGTGGTCCTGGGCCTGCCCCGCGGCGGCGTACCGGTGGCCGCCCGGGTCGCCGAGGCCCTCGACGCGCCGCTGGACGTGATCATGGTGCGCAAGCTCGGCGTGCCCTTCCAGCCCGAGCTCGGCATGGGCGCCATCGGCGAGGACGGTGTCCGCGTCCTGAACCACGAGGTGCTGAACAACACCGGGGTCACCCAGCAGGAGCTGGCGGTCGTCCAGGCCGCCGAATCCGCCGAGCTGCACCGCCGGGCCCGCCGCTACCGCCGCGGACGCGATCGGATCGACCTGCACGGACGCACCGCGATCGTGGTCGACGACGGCCTGGCCACCGGCTCCACGGCGCGCGCCGCGTGCCGGGTCGCGCGCGCCCACGGCGCCGAGCGGATCGTGCTCGCGGTGCCCGTCGCCCCGCGCGGCTGGACCAAGCGGGTGGCCGATGCGGCCGACGAGCTGGTGTGCGTGGCGACCCCGTTCGGGTTCCAGGCCATCGGGCAGTGGTATCAGGACTTCGCCCAGACCACCGACCAGGAAGTCGTCGACTGCCTGAACGAGGCGGCGGCCAGGACCGGAGGACGTCGGCCGGCGCGAGGATCCACCGTCGCGGCCACGAAGGCAGACGCACCGCGCGTGGCGGACCCGGAGGTCTGGGTCCAAGCCGGACAGGTCCCGCTGGCGGGATCGCTGGCCGTCCCCGAGGACCCCACCGGAGTCGTGGTGTTCGCCCACGGCAGCGGCAGCAGCCGGCACAGCCCCCGCAACCGCCTCGTCGCCGACGCGCTCAACCGCGCCGGACTCGCCACCCTGCTGTTCGACCTGCTCACCCCGGACGAGGAACACTACCGGCGCACCGTCTTCGACATCCTGCTGCTGGCCCGCCGCCTGAGCGCGGCCGTGGGATGGCTGCAGGAACGCTCAGAAGCACGCGACCTGCGCATCGGCTGCTTCGGCGCGAGCACCGGCGCGGCCGCGGCCCTGTGGGCGGCGTCCGAACCCGACTCGCCGATCGCGGCCGTGGTGTCCCGCGGCGGCCGCCCGGACCTGGCCATGCGGCGCCTGGCGGCCGTCACCGCGCCGACGCTGCTCATCGTCGGCGGCGCCGACGAGCAGGTGCTGGCGCTCAACCGGCAGGCCGCGTCGCTGCTGGGCGGGCCCAGCGAGGTGGCGGTCGTCCCCGGCGCCACGCATCTGTTCGCTGAGACGGGGGCGTTGGAGCAGGTGGCGGAGTTGGCTGCCGAGTGGTTCAGCGAGCATCTGGCGGCTGTGTACCGGGCTTGA
- a CDS encoding cellulose binding domain-containing protein, with translation MRIRESRFPRSRTVAAAAALFLGLAAGPLAAGAGPAAAAGAGAGAAPAAAAATSTATVSVSAGQTLATVPSTAIGTNGSVYDAALTDAAVPGLLKNAGTGLIRFPGGTSSDTYNWKTNTDVKSGLAQSVDFDQYATLLGQTGAQGMITVNYGTGDAAGATQSPAETGAQFAADWVRYANVTHHYGIKYWEIGNEVYGNGTYGADWEPDNHCAAGSTPTDCGPAVYAQNVKAYIAAMKAVDPTIVVGVVLTAPGNWPDGVTNGGSPQTWNQTVMSALNGQIGFADVHWYPQNPGNESDSTLLSAASQIPTMLSTLRSELGQWEGSSTLPIMVTETNSVSSNPGKQILSVVNALYVTQDYLGWIQNGVSSVDWWQIHNGIVTGTNNSSSLYGTATYGDYGILSDASCGLVNGSQVCEPAADTPFPAYYGMQLLSQFIHPGDALVAASSSQSLLKAYSVKAADGSLRVLLVNDDPSNSYTVGLNYSGFTPASGAPSVATLAPPGTGITTAVAGSASSQTIAPYSAEVVTLQAGTAVTPPTTPGAPTASNVTSTGVTLGWTASTSGTGLAGYDVVSVNGGTEAVVASPTTNSATLTGLTPSTAYTFAVYARDTAGNRSARSGTVAVTTSAGSTGGGSCKVAYTPNVWGGGFTGNVTVTNTGTAAWTSWTVGFAFPGDEKITSAWNATVTQSGAAVTATSMSYNGGVAPGANTSFGVQGTWNAGSASPTAFTVNGSACTTG, from the coding sequence ATGCGAATACGAGAAAGCCGGTTCCCCCGCTCCCGGACGGTGGCCGCCGCGGCGGCGCTGTTCCTGGGCCTGGCCGCCGGGCCGCTGGCGGCCGGCGCCGGGCCGGCCGCTGCCGCCGGTGCTGGTGCCGGCGCTGCCCCTGCCGCTGCTGCCGCGACCTCGACCGCCACGGTCAGCGTGAGTGCCGGCCAGACCCTCGCCACCGTCCCGTCGACCGCCATCGGCACCAACGGTTCCGTCTACGACGCCGCCCTCACCGATGCCGCGGTTCCGGGACTGCTGAAGAACGCCGGCACCGGCCTGATCCGCTTCCCCGGCGGGACGTCCTCGGACACGTACAACTGGAAGACCAACACCGATGTGAAGTCGGGCCTGGCCCAGTCCGTCGACTTCGACCAGTACGCGACCCTGCTCGGCCAGACCGGCGCCCAGGGCATGATCACTGTCAACTACGGCACCGGCGACGCCGCCGGGGCGACGCAGAGCCCTGCCGAGACCGGCGCGCAGTTCGCCGCGGACTGGGTCCGGTACGCCAACGTGACCCACCACTACGGCATCAAGTACTGGGAGATCGGCAACGAGGTCTACGGCAACGGGACCTACGGCGCCGACTGGGAGCCGGACAACCACTGCGCCGCCGGTTCGACCCCGACCGACTGCGGGCCGGCCGTCTACGCCCAGAACGTCAAGGCCTACATCGCCGCGATGAAGGCCGTCGACCCGACGATCGTCGTCGGCGTGGTGCTGACCGCCCCGGGCAACTGGCCCGACGGCGTCACCAACGGCGGCAGCCCCCAGACCTGGAACCAGACCGTCATGTCGGCGCTGAACGGCCAGATCGGCTTCGCCGACGTGCACTGGTACCCGCAGAACCCGGGCAACGAGAGTGACAGCACCCTGCTGTCCGCAGCGTCGCAGATCCCGACGATGCTCTCCACCCTGCGCTCGGAGCTCGGCCAGTGGGAGGGCTCCTCGACGCTGCCGATCATGGTCACCGAGACCAACTCGGTGAGCTCCAACCCGGGCAAGCAGATCCTGAGCGTCGTCAACGCGCTGTACGTGACGCAGGACTACTTGGGCTGGATCCAGAACGGCGTCTCCAGCGTCGACTGGTGGCAGATCCACAACGGCATCGTGACCGGCACCAACAACAGCTCCTCGCTGTACGGCACCGCCACCTACGGCGACTACGGCATCCTGTCCGACGCCAGCTGCGGCCTGGTCAACGGCTCCCAGGTCTGCGAGCCCGCGGCCGACACGCCGTTCCCGGCCTACTACGGCATGCAGCTGCTGAGCCAGTTCATCCACCCCGGCGACGCCCTGGTCGCGGCCTCCTCCAGCCAGAGCCTGCTCAAGGCCTACTCGGTCAAGGCCGCCGACGGCTCGCTGCGGGTGCTGCTGGTGAACGACGACCCGAGTAACAGCTACACCGTCGGTCTGAACTACAGCGGCTTCACCCCGGCTTCCGGCGCCCCCTCGGTCGCGACCTTGGCCCCGCCCGGCACCGGCATCACCACCGCCGTCGCCGGCTCGGCGTCCTCGCAGACCATCGCGCCCTACAGTGCCGAGGTAGTCACGCTGCAAGCGGGCACCGCGGTCACCCCGCCCACCACCCCGGGCGCCCCGACCGCCTCGAACGTGACGTCCACCGGGGTGACGCTGGGCTGGACCGCCTCCACCAGCGGCACCGGCCTGGCCGGGTACGACGTGGTGTCGGTCAACGGCGGCACCGAGGCCGTGGTCGCCTCTCCGACCACGAACTCCGCGACGCTCACCGGCCTGACGCCGTCCACCGCCTACACCTTCGCGGTGTACGCCCGCGACACCGCGGGGAACCGCTCGGCGCGCTCCGGCACGGTCGCGGTCACCACGAGTGCCGGTTCCACCGGCGGCGGGTCCTGCAAGGTGGCCTATACGCCGAACGTCTGGGGCGGCGGGTTCACCGGCAACGTGACGGTCACGAACACCGGCACGGCGGCCTGGACGTCTTGGACCGTCGGCTTCGCCTTCCCCGGCGACGAGAAGATCACCAGCGCCTGGAACGCCACCGTCACCCAGTCCGGCGCCGCCGTCACGGCGACGAGCATGAGTTACAACGGCGGCGTCGCCCCGGGGGCGAACACCTCCTTCGGGGTCCAGGGCACCTGGAACGCCGGCAGCGCCTCGCCGACGGCGTTCACCGTCAACGGCAGCGCCTGCACGACCGGCTGA
- a CDS encoding Gfo/Idh/MocA family protein — MRHRTIGHPVASGRNGGEIGFGAVGCGGFGLFALHQLVQVPGLDLVAVTDVSGQAMARARDEFGADAAPDLDALLARDDVDAVYIATPPYLHHDQAMRALAAGKHVICEPPPAVTVGDGEQLLTEARRRDRLLVTDFLRRYDPLFAAIASLLPAGALGQFLHGSFENLGSAEDLPPDHWFWDRALSGGIFVEHGVEFFDLFAGWLGTGRVQAARIGVRSGSSIEEQVDCAVRYDGGGWVSFYHGFRQGSHTDRQTLKLFFELGDVTLLNWTPTRVRMHALVSESQARAVADMFPGAQLDLVETYAAPHREYWSRREEQDADHIPDTAGGAVVKTRRYAELLRAMFTDQTAWIRDHDHPRRVTEADGYDALVTAHEADRLAGLAGLAGGDQLTSV, encoded by the coding sequence ATGAGACACAGAACGATCGGCCACCCGGTGGCATCGGGCAGGAACGGCGGCGAGATCGGCTTCGGAGCGGTCGGGTGCGGCGGTTTCGGCTTGTTCGCGCTCCACCAGCTGGTCCAGGTGCCGGGCCTGGACCTGGTCGCGGTGACGGACGTGTCCGGCCAGGCCATGGCCAGGGCCCGCGACGAGTTCGGGGCCGACGCGGCCCCGGACCTCGACGCCCTGCTGGCGCGCGACGACGTCGACGCGGTGTACATCGCCACGCCGCCCTACCTGCACCACGACCAGGCCATGCGCGCCCTGGCCGCGGGCAAGCACGTGATCTGCGAGCCACCGCCGGCGGTCACCGTCGGGGACGGCGAACAGCTGCTCACCGAGGCCCGCCGCCGCGACCGGCTGCTGGTCACCGACTTCCTGCGGCGCTACGACCCGCTGTTCGCCGCGATCGCGAGCCTGCTGCCCGCCGGGGCGCTGGGGCAGTTCCTGCACGGCTCCTTCGAGAACCTGGGCTCGGCCGAGGACCTGCCGCCGGACCACTGGTTCTGGGACCGGGCCCTGAGCGGCGGCATCTTCGTGGAGCACGGCGTGGAATTCTTCGACCTGTTCGCCGGATGGCTGGGCACCGGCCGCGTGCAGGCGGCGCGGATCGGGGTGCGGTCCGGATCGTCCATAGAAGAGCAGGTCGACTGCGCCGTCCGCTACGACGGCGGGGGCTGGGTCAGCTTCTATCACGGGTTCCGTCAGGGCTCGCACACCGACCGGCAGACCCTGAAGCTCTTCTTCGAGCTCGGCGACGTGACCCTGCTGAACTGGACCCCCACCAGAGTGCGGATGCACGCGCTGGTCTCGGAAAGCCAGGCCCGGGCCGTGGCCGATATGTTCCCGGGCGCGCAGCTCGACCTGGTCGAAACCTATGCCGCCCCGCACCGCGAATACTGGAGCAGACGAGAAGAGCAGGACGCGGATCACATCCCCGACACGGCCGGCGGCGCGGTCGTCAAGACGCGCCGATACGCCGAGCTGCTTCGGGCGATGTTCACCGACCAGACGGCCTGGATCCGGGACCACGACCACCCGCGCCGGGTCACCGAGGCCGACGGCTACGACGCGCTCGTCACCGCGCACGAGGCCGACCGGCTGGCCGGGCTCGCCGGACTCGCCGGCGGCGACCAGCTGACGAGCGTCTAG